The Halostagnicola kamekurae sequence GGCGAAAGCTCTCCGATACCGACTGGTCGAACGGCCGGATCGTCCTCTCGAACAAGCGGCTGGTGATCGCGAGCAACAGCGGCAAGCAGACGGTGCCGCTCGCGCAGATCCAGTCCATCCGCGGTCGGTACGACGTCAACCGAACGATCGCGAAAGTGTCGGACTACATCAGCGTCAACGCCGGCCAGAACGTGTATTTGATCTCGATGGGCGAGGTCGAGGAGTTCGAACTCCAGATCCAGAAGGCGATTCTCGACGGGGAAATCGTCCTGGTGAAACACCCGGCGGTCAAAGGCGGCGTGGTACAGGATTCCGCCTGGAAGAAAGCCCGCGTCAAGATCAACGAGGGCGTGGCGAACTTCGCCGTCGAGAACGGCAACTTCGTCCAGATCGAAGTCGACGACGTCGGTACGGTCGAGAGCGACGAACGAGCAGTCCGAGGACAGGAGCGCCCGGTCGTCGAAGCCGAACACACGGAGGAGGGAACCAGCGTCCAGACGTACCTCTCCGGGGGCGGGCAAAACTGCGCGATGCTCAAGTCCGTCCTCGACCGAGGTGCGGAGAAAAACGCCTCGCAGATAGACCTCTCGAGTCAGGAACAGGAGGTGCTGATGGCGATCTACTCCGGCGTGTCGCCGTTCGAAGTGCCCGAGTTCCTCGACATCGATACCGACGACGTCGAGGAGATGTACGAGCGCATGATCGAACTCGACGTGTTAGAGGAGGTCCGAGTCCGCCGGGAGGT is a genomic window containing:
- a CDS encoding CheF family chemotaxis protein gives rise to the protein MSKSETKLADVTGQFTQVVKDGRKLSDTDWSNGRIVLSNKRLVIASNSGKQTVPLAQIQSIRGRYDVNRTIAKVSDYISVNAGQNVYLISMGEVEEFELQIQKAILDGEIVLVKHPAVKGGVVQDSAWKKARVKINEGVANFAVENGNFVQIEVDDVGTVESDERAVRGQERPVVEAEHTEEGTSVQTYLSGGGQNCAMLKSVLDRGAEKNASQIDLSSQEQEVLMAIYSGVSPFEVPEFLDIDTDDVEEMYERMIELDVLEEVRVRREVALKPRGRNIASESMNSK